In Paenibacillus sp. FSL M7-0420, a single genomic region encodes these proteins:
- a CDS encoding N-acetylneuraminate synthase family protein gives MAKVKVIAEIANAHMGDPGRLRELILAAARSGADGVKFQWFHYDSLAVPDFIHYQTYIDLFIGKQQWAEAVQLAKDAGLEVWVDLYDEWGAGLLTELEGQVDGLKLPTTVLQSLPLIQALHRFDKPLLIGVSGWLEEEMDSQLSYIRSHFKGPIVLMHGFQGYPTRTEESNLSRIAHIKQTYQLEVGFADHEDADHEMAVDLPVYAFLLGASVIEKHITLNRAEKGIDYYSALTPEEFWRMVDKLRRAECVLGSLEIKESERRYLEDSSLKIISRTKLRPGEIITPANICYKRSSKPDALMARNASVQFPMIATAAIPANTPITPGKVKAPKICIAVICRLKSTRLRRKALREIHGIPAIERCLMNCLAVPGGYEVVLATSDLPDDQPLTAFTLNHQVKVVTGDPDNVAARMLSVAEAAQADIVVRVTGDNPAISPEMLQFLIDRHLASGADFTYAKESTMGTVGDVFTVEALRRLLHYSNPLTHAEYLSFYFFNNPQLFKINAVDLPAEWVHPEWRLTMDEIQDLELFEAIYQALDVGARPLYFEELKAFLQGHPEMAERNRGIQVKWRDDTELVKELNEATTLKKRP, from the coding sequence GTGGCCAAAGTGAAGGTTATTGCCGAGATTGCCAATGCCCATATGGGCGACCCCGGCCGGCTGCGGGAGCTGATCCTCGCAGCCGCACGCAGCGGCGCTGACGGGGTGAAATTTCAATGGTTCCATTACGACAGCCTAGCGGTGCCGGATTTCATCCATTATCAGACGTATATCGATTTGTTCATCGGCAAGCAGCAATGGGCGGAGGCGGTACAGCTTGCCAAGGATGCGGGGCTGGAGGTCTGGGTAGATCTCTATGATGAATGGGGGGCCGGGCTGCTTACGGAGCTTGAAGGTCAGGTAGACGGCTTGAAATTACCGACAACCGTCTTACAGTCGCTCCCCTTGATTCAAGCCCTGCACAGGTTCGATAAGCCCTTACTCATCGGCGTAAGTGGCTGGCTGGAGGAAGAGATGGATTCCCAATTATCCTACATCCGGAGTCATTTCAAAGGCCCCATCGTGCTGATGCACGGCTTCCAGGGCTATCCGACCCGGACGGAGGAGTCTAATCTGAGCCGGATCGCCCATATTAAGCAGACCTATCAGTTGGAGGTGGGCTTCGCGGACCATGAGGATGCCGATCATGAAATGGCGGTTGATCTTCCGGTCTATGCCTTTCTGCTGGGCGCCAGTGTCATTGAGAAGCATATCACTCTGAATCGTGCGGAGAAGGGCATTGACTATTATTCGGCGCTTACGCCCGAGGAATTCTGGCGGATGGTGGATAAGCTGCGCCGGGCAGAGTGTGTACTGGGCAGCCTCGAAATTAAGGAATCGGAAAGAAGGTATCTGGAGGATTCCTCTCTGAAGATCATCTCCCGTACGAAGCTGCGCCCTGGTGAAATCATCACGCCTGCGAACATATGCTATAAACGTTCCTCTAAGCCGGATGCCCTCATGGCCCGCAATGCTTCGGTGCAATTCCCTATGATTGCAACGGCAGCAATACCAGCGAACACACCCATCACGCCCGGGAAGGTAAAAGCACCCAAAATCTGCATCGCCGTCATCTGCAGATTGAAATCCACCCGGCTCCGCCGCAAGGCGCTGCGCGAGATTCACGGCATTCCAGCCATCGAGAGATGCCTGATGAATTGTCTGGCTGTGCCGGGCGGCTATGAGGTGGTGCTTGCCACCTCGGATCTGCCGGACGACCAGCCCCTTACAGCGTTCACCCTGAACCATCAGGTGAAGGTGGTAACCGGCGACCCGGACAATGTGGCTGCAAGAATGCTGAGCGTGGCTGAAGCGGCCCAGGCAGATATCGTAGTCCGGGTCACCGGTGACAATCCGGCGATCTCCCCGGAGATGCTTCAGTTTTTGATAGACCGGCATCTGGCAAGCGGTGCGGACTTTACCTACGCCAAGGAGTCGACCATGGGTACGGTGGGGGATGTGTTTACCGTTGAAGCGCTGAGAAGGCTGCTGCACTATTCCAATCCGCTTACGCATGCGGAGTATCTGTCCTTTTACTTTTTCAACAATCCGCAGCTCTTCAAGATCAATGCTGTGGATCTTCCTGCAGAGTGGGTGCATCCCGAGTGGCGGTTAACCATGGATGAGATTCAGGATCTGGAGCTGTTCGAGGCGATCTACCAGGCACTGGATGTGGGTGCAAGACCGCTGTACTTCGAAGAATTGAAGGCATTCCTGCAGGGCCACCCTGAGATGGCTGAGCGCAACCGGGGCATTCAGGTGAAATGGCGGGATGATACGGAGCTGGTCAAGGAGCTGAATGAAGCAACCACCCTGAAGAAGAGACCATAA
- the pseC gene encoding UDP-4-amino-4,6-dideoxy-N-acetyl-beta-L-altrosamine transaminase: MSKSKLAIDGGKPVRAHYLPYGRQMIDDEDIESVVKVLQSDYLTSGPAIEQFEAEIAAFTGAKYAVAFSSGTAALHGACYAAGIGEGDEVITTPMTFAATANCVLYQGGVPVFADIDPLTYNIDPQRIRESITARTKAIIPVHFTGQPAQLDEILQIAREHNLIVIEDAAHALGARYKDRSIGAIGDMTMFSFHPVKHITTGEGGMITTNNPAYYEKLLQFRTHGITRDERKLRENHGPWYYEMQFLGYNYRITDIQTSLGISQLRRIGSFIEKRKQLAALYLQELSSAKELILPHQLPEAESSWHLFIVRLQLVRLKATRKTVFQALQKENIGVNVHYIPAYLHPYYESLGFKKGICPVAESCYEEFITLPLYAGMEAEDVMDVVAAVKKVIRHYSK, translated from the coding sequence ATGAGTAAAAGCAAACTGGCCATTGACGGCGGGAAGCCTGTACGTGCCCACTACTTGCCGTATGGGAGACAGATGATCGATGACGAGGATATTGAGTCCGTGGTCAAGGTGCTGCAAAGTGATTATTTGACCAGCGGCCCGGCCATTGAGCAATTCGAAGCAGAGATCGCAGCGTTTACAGGGGCAAAATATGCGGTGGCCTTCTCCAGCGGAACTGCGGCATTGCACGGGGCCTGTTATGCCGCCGGGATCGGCGAAGGGGATGAGGTGATTACGACTCCCATGACGTTTGCTGCCACGGCGAATTGTGTGCTGTATCAGGGAGGCGTACCGGTATTCGCGGATATCGATCCGCTGACGTACAATATTGATCCGCAGCGGATCAGGGAGAGCATAACCGCGAGAACGAAAGCGATTATCCCGGTCCATTTCACCGGCCAGCCGGCACAGCTGGATGAGATTCTGCAGATTGCCCGGGAGCATAATCTGATCGTGATTGAGGATGCCGCCCATGCGCTTGGCGCCAGATATAAGGATAGAAGCATCGGGGCTATCGGGGATATGACCATGTTCAGCTTCCATCCTGTAAAGCATATAACAACGGGCGAAGGCGGAATGATTACGACCAATAACCCGGCGTATTATGAGAAGCTGCTGCAGTTCCGCACCCACGGCATCACCAGGGATGAGCGCAAGTTAAGGGAGAACCACGGACCCTGGTATTACGAGATGCAATTCCTCGGATACAACTACCGGATCACAGATATCCAGACGTCACTCGGCATCTCCCAGCTGCGCAGAATCGGAAGCTTCATTGAGAAGCGCAAGCAGCTTGCAGCCTTGTATCTGCAAGAGCTGAGTAGTGCCAAGGAGCTTATTCTGCCGCATCAGCTTCCCGAGGCAGAGTCGAGCTGGCATCTGTTCATTGTCAGACTTCAGCTCGTAAGGCTGAAGGCCACCCGCAAGACGGTCTTTCAGGCGCTGCAAAAGGAAAACATCGGAGTCAACGTCCACTACATTCCCGCCTATCTGCATCCGTACTACGAAAGCTTGGGGTTCAAGAAGGGGATATGTCCGGTCGCGGAAAGCTGCTACGAAGAATTCATTACGCTCCCGCTGTATGCGGGCATGGAAGCTGAAGATGTGATGGATGTGGTCGCCGCGGTCAAGAAGGTGATCCGCCACTACTCCAAGTGA
- a CDS encoding dTDP-glucose 4,6-dehydratase, giving the protein MNILVTGGTGFIGRSVVGRLLKDGQRVWIIDNLANSSLDNLKEYEDHEHLQKVQIMDLKDREALKELFREHTFDLCYHLAASINVQDSIDDPETTFNNDTLATFYLLEECRKQQVKMVFMSTCMVYARATDEQGIDEQSPIKPASPYAGAKIAAENMVLSYYYAYDLPVVVVRPFNTYGPYQKTGGEGGVVAIFIHSKLKGEPLNIYGDGTQSRDLLYVGDCADFVVEAGYSDKLHGEIVNAGTGEDITVNQLAELIADGQAPIHHVPHIHPQSEIQKLLCNYNKAEKHLSWTPKVTIQEGIRRTEQWILETFHRKEPNQS; this is encoded by the coding sequence ATGAATATACTTGTAACCGGAGGCACAGGCTTCATCGGCAGATCGGTGGTCGGACGTTTGTTAAAGGATGGACAAAGGGTATGGATCATTGATAATCTGGCGAATTCTTCCCTGGATAATCTGAAAGAGTATGAAGATCACGAGCATTTGCAGAAGGTGCAGATCATGGACCTCAAGGACAGAGAAGCCTTGAAGGAGCTTTTCCGGGAGCATACTTTCGACCTGTGTTACCATCTGGCAGCAAGTATCAATGTGCAAGACAGCATAGATGATCCTGAAACCACGTTCAACAATGATACACTGGCCACCTTCTATCTGCTGGAGGAATGCCGCAAGCAGCAGGTGAAGATGGTCTTCATGAGTACCTGCATGGTCTACGCCAGAGCTACGGATGAGCAGGGAATTGACGAGCAATCCCCCATCAAGCCAGCCTCTCCTTATGCCGGTGCCAAGATTGCTGCGGAGAATATGGTGCTATCCTATTACTATGCTTATGATCTGCCGGTGGTCGTTGTAAGACCGTTCAACACCTATGGTCCCTATCAGAAAACCGGCGGCGAAGGCGGCGTTGTGGCGATCTTCATCCACAGCAAATTAAAGGGCGAGCCGCTGAATATCTACGGAGACGGCACCCAATCACGGGATCTATTATACGTGGGGGACTGTGCAGATTTCGTGGTGGAGGCGGGCTACAGCGACAAGCTGCATGGAGAAATTGTTAATGCAGGCACGGGTGAGGATATCACTGTCAATCAATTGGCCGAGCTTATTGCAGACGGGCAGGCTCCCATCCATCACGTTCCGCATATTCACCCGCAGAGTGAGATCCAGAAGCTGTTATGCAATTACAACAAGGCGGAGAAGCACTTGTCCTGGACGCCCAAGGTTACGATCCAAGAGGGCATCCGGCGGACAGAGCAATGGATTCTTGAGACCTTTCACCGAAAGGAGCCGAACCAGTCATGA
- a CDS encoding SDR family NAD(P)-dependent oxidoreductase — protein sequence MFFRNKKILIIGGTGTIGKSIVKLLLKQGPQIIRILSRDEYKQFELQDELQGNARLSYLIGDVRDYDRVLAAMEGIDYVFHTAAMKHVSFCEYNPFEAVLTNIIGTHNVIQAAKQQKVHKVVFTSTDKAISPTNNYGATKLSAEKLISSAVTSGAPGQTVFCTVRFGNVMGSRGSVIPLFVKQAREGRAITVTDLSMTRFMMTLEQATRLTVQSLQLAKGGETFILKMPVIRLKDLAEVVAEEAPKKYGTRPSAVKILEIGLKPGEKRYEELMTHEESLTAYELKDVYIVPSPYAAPQSYRGAGRPKPGTYSSEGEIPLTKEQVRKLASEQNLI from the coding sequence ATGTTCTTTAGGAACAAGAAAATTCTGATCATTGGCGGAACCGGAACCATCGGGAAAAGTATTGTGAAGCTCCTGCTGAAGCAGGGGCCTCAGATCATCCGGATTCTCAGCAGAGATGAATATAAACAGTTCGAGCTGCAGGATGAGCTGCAAGGGAACGCAAGGCTTAGCTATCTGATCGGCGATGTCCGGGATTATGACCGCGTGCTGGCTGCGATGGAGGGGATAGATTATGTGTTCCATACAGCTGCTATGAAGCATGTATCCTTCTGTGAATATAACCCGTTCGAGGCTGTACTAACGAATATTATCGGCACTCATAACGTGATTCAGGCAGCGAAGCAGCAGAAGGTACACAAGGTCGTTTTTACAAGCACAGATAAGGCCATTTCACCGACCAATAACTACGGAGCCACCAAGCTGTCTGCGGAGAAGCTGATTTCCTCTGCCGTCACCTCGGGAGCCCCTGGCCAAACGGTGTTCTGCACGGTGCGGTTCGGGAATGTGATGGGGTCCAGAGGGTCTGTCATTCCCTTGTTTGTGAAGCAGGCGAGAGAAGGCAGAGCGATCACCGTAACGGATCTGTCCATGACAAGGTTCATGATGACGCTGGAGCAGGCGACCCGGCTCACCGTTCAGTCTCTGCAGCTGGCGAAGGGCGGTGAGACTTTTATTCTGAAGATGCCGGTGATCAGGCTGAAGGACTTGGCTGAGGTTGTGGCCGAGGAGGCACCGAAGAAATACGGGACCCGCCCGTCTGCGGTGAAGATTCTGGAGATCGGCCTGAAGCCCGGTGAGAAGAGGTACGAAGAGCTGATGACCCACGAGGAATCCTTAACCGCCTATGAATTAAAGGATGTATACATTGTCCCTTCCCCCTATGCTGCACCGCAGTCCTACCGGGGAGCAGGCAGGCCGAAGCCGGGCACCTACAGCTCCGAAGGAGAGATCCCGCTGACCAAGGAGCAGGTAAGGAAGCTGGCATCGGAACAAAATCTAATCTAG
- a CDS encoding CDP-glycerol glycerophosphotransferase family protein: MSIYLSNYWSLYSEFIHVAQELKYRNIPLALMTNFYQQINDELRSEMGSSDFKLKLEHSGIQEQHQIQPFFEKWVAPLYQPVKSNLKGKILINLDYIRMSEQTISEHFSGNSAMILSRSRADELFGIPNVYSLGYKQDTKAEAEELIQRAAELFAKAEGHPAFSNEFFTQTFLSRIPSIVDTIEMVFNLYNDLPVAAVMVGTTEDVASRTLAVVAGIKGIPSVCLQHGILMGEEAFIPVFSSHIGIYGQYEHDWYTRRGLEAERIVITGHPRYDDIFTSKPTAIESFRETYQLDPHKITLLIATGPTLDEYKIRTLLTQLASHPQFQLIIKPHPWELSKKLISLYTEYEEEYSNVHVVTDRKADTRELIMKSDAVVATLSTVALEGLLFDKPVFVYKFIQANREYDYYDALDPYIQKEPADLTRMVAHYFSSNKEKVNYKTVMDKFLQQSYQIEQSGRRLAELMDRLIQGRPKL; this comes from the coding sequence TTGTCTATCTATCTGTCCAATTACTGGTCGCTCTATAGTGAATTTATCCATGTTGCGCAGGAGCTGAAATACAGGAATATCCCTCTGGCCCTGATGACGAACTTCTATCAGCAAATCAATGATGAGCTTAGAAGCGAGATGGGGAGCAGTGATTTTAAGCTGAAGCTGGAGCATTCCGGTATTCAAGAGCAGCACCAGATTCAGCCTTTCTTTGAAAAGTGGGTTGCGCCGCTCTATCAGCCCGTGAAGTCCAATCTGAAGGGCAAAATACTGATTAATCTGGACTATATCAGAATGTCGGAGCAAACGATCAGCGAGCATTTCAGCGGAAATTCGGCTATGATTCTATCCCGCTCCAGAGCGGATGAGTTATTTGGCATCCCCAATGTTTACAGCCTGGGCTACAAGCAGGACACCAAAGCTGAGGCGGAAGAGCTGATCCAGCGGGCGGCGGAGCTATTCGCTAAGGCCGAAGGACACCCTGCATTCAGTAATGAATTTTTTACCCAGACCTTCCTAAGCCGGATTCCTTCCATTGTAGATACGATTGAAATGGTGTTTAATCTCTACAATGACCTGCCGGTAGCCGCTGTAATGGTAGGTACGACAGAGGATGTTGCCAGCCGGACACTTGCCGTCGTTGCAGGGATTAAGGGGATTCCCAGCGTATGTCTGCAGCACGGAATTCTGATGGGAGAGGAAGCATTCATTCCTGTATTCTCCAGCCATATCGGAATCTACGGGCAATATGAACACGACTGGTATACGAGAAGAGGGCTTGAAGCGGAGCGAATTGTGATCACCGGCCACCCGCGTTATGATGATATCTTTACTTCGAAGCCCACCGCTATAGAATCTTTTAGGGAAACCTACCAGCTTGATCCTCATAAAATCACCTTACTAATCGCTACCGGACCGACGCTGGATGAATACAAGATCCGCACCCTGCTCACCCAATTGGCCTCACATCCGCAGTTTCAGCTGATCATCAAGCCCCATCCCTGGGAGCTGTCCAAGAAGCTGATTTCGCTGTATACCGAGTATGAAGAAGAATATAGCAATGTTCATGTGGTTACCGACCGAAAGGCTGACACCCGTGAGCTGATTATGAAATCGGACGCTGTGGTCGCCACCCTCTCCACGGTTGCCCTGGAAGGCCTTTTATTCGACAAACCTGTATTTGTCTACAAATTCATTCAGGCCAACCGTGAATATGATTACTATGATGCCCTTGATCCCTATATTCAAAAAGAACCGGCTGATCTGACCCGAATGGTGGCCCATTATTTCTCCAGCAATAAAGAGAAAGTAAACTACAAGACTGTGATGGATAAGTTCTTGCAGCAATCCTATCAGATTGAGCAATCCGGCCGGAGACTTGCCGAATTAATGGACCGCCTGATCCAGGGAAGACCCAAGCTATGA
- a CDS encoding glycosyltransferase family 2 protein, giving the protein MPKVTIIMTSYNKAAYVAKSIESILNQTLTDFEFYLMDDNSNEETLKVIEPYLKDKRIKFVRSDTETLQQRVEKVRYSALINQALYQAKGEYISYATDDNCYRNTRLEQMVDYLEENPEVMIAYSASLVNYLNEHNEVTRSQLRPAKKIVSVAPCVIDHCSILHRSSILPVIHDKFGSYWDENPEFYRIGDGRFFWRLNQFWDFYPVDEILDDNYITELSIHYQLAHQEKSQFIQMLPPQRTCKELREELKSIQQQKK; this is encoded by the coding sequence TTGCCAAAAGTTACGATCATTATGACCAGCTACAATAAGGCCGCATATGTCGCAAAGTCCATTGAATCCATTCTGAATCAGACGCTTACAGACTTTGAATTCTACCTGATGGATGATAACTCGAATGAAGAAACTCTGAAAGTGATTGAGCCCTATCTCAAGGATAAGAGAATCAAATTTGTCAGAAGCGATACAGAAACTCTGCAGCAGAGAGTGGAGAAGGTCAGATATTCCGCACTGATCAATCAAGCCCTGTATCAAGCCAAGGGAGAGTATATTTCCTATGCCACGGATGACAACTGTTACAGAAATACTAGACTAGAGCAGATGGTGGACTATCTGGAGGAGAACCCCGAGGTCATGATTGCCTACTCTGCATCGCTGGTCAACTACTTGAATGAACACAATGAAGTGACCCGCAGCCAGCTAAGACCGGCCAAAAAAATCGTTTCGGTGGCTCCTTGCGTCATTGATCATTGCTCCATCCTGCACAGAAGCTCCATTCTTCCGGTCATTCATGACAAGTTCGGGTCCTACTGGGATGAGAATCCGGAGTTCTATAGAATTGGCGACGGCCGGTTCTTCTGGCGGCTCAACCAGTTCTGGGATTTCTACCCGGTGGATGAGATTCTGGATGATAACTATATCACCGAGCTGTCCATTCACTACCAATTGGCGCACCAGGAGAAGAGTCAATTCATCCAGATGCTTCCACCGCAGCGAACCTGCAAGGAGCTGAGAGAAGAGCTGAAATCCATTCAGCAGCAAAAGAAATAA
- a CDS encoding CgeB family protein translates to MNILFITSGFRAVYYFFEQNIVDAFQKAGHCCESFTLRSGLDALKLKQQSLQPDLILVLAGLKITTPVLEFIQQTKGKSAIWLTEDPYYMDWTVSLVPYFDYIFTIDQAALEQYRQLGHPHVYHLPLGTDPGLFHPSEVSEEYKSDICLVGVPYSNRIELIEFLVQRTDYRIQIVGRGWGSYYNEWVKQPGQTIELVNAWVKPETAAKFYNGAKIVLNIHRPYAEKYNRNRAGIIATSINNRTFDAASCEAFQLTDYKSGLRQQFEEGTQVVSYQDKHDLLQKIHYYMAHGDERKRIAEAARQQVLAAHTFEHRLHDLLMNVQA, encoded by the coding sequence TTGAATATTCTATTTATTACCTCAGGTTTCCGGGCCGTCTATTACTTTTTTGAACAGAATATAGTGGATGCTTTTCAGAAGGCAGGCCACTGTTGTGAATCTTTTACGCTAAGGAGTGGCTTGGATGCATTAAAGCTTAAGCAGCAATCCCTGCAGCCGGATCTGATTCTGGTTCTGGCCGGCCTCAAAATCACAACGCCTGTACTGGAATTCATACAACAAACCAAAGGGAAGTCAGCGATATGGCTGACCGAAGACCCTTATTATATGGATTGGACCGTTTCGCTTGTCCCTTATTTTGATTACATCTTCACCATTGATCAGGCTGCATTGGAACAATACAGACAGCTTGGCCATCCCCATGTCTATCATCTGCCGTTGGGCACAGATCCCGGCCTGTTTCATCCCTCAGAGGTCTCCGAAGAGTATAAAAGTGATATTTGTTTGGTAGGTGTACCCTACAGTAACCGGATAGAGCTTATCGAATTCTTAGTACAGAGAACTGATTACCGGATTCAAATTGTGGGGAGAGGGTGGGGCAGTTATTACAATGAATGGGTGAAGCAGCCCGGCCAGACTATAGAGCTGGTGAACGCCTGGGTGAAGCCCGAAACGGCTGCTAAGTTTTATAACGGGGCGAAAATTGTGCTGAATATCCACCGGCCCTACGCTGAGAAGTACAACCGGAACCGGGCGGGGATTATCGCCACAAGCATCAACAACCGCACCTTCGATGCGGCCAGCTGTGAAGCGTTCCAGCTTACAGATTATAAGAGCGGGCTCCGTCAGCAGTTTGAAGAAGGCACACAGGTGGTTTCGTATCAGGATAAGCATGATTTACTGCAGAAGATCCATTACTACATGGCACATGGCGATGAGCGCAAGCGGATCGCTGAAGCCGCGAGGCAGCAGGTGCTGGCAGCCCATACCTTTGAGCACCGGCTGCATGATTTGTTGATGAACGTGCAAGCTTAA
- a CDS encoding DivIVA domain-containing protein has product MPLTPLDIHNKEFSRRIRGYDEDEVNEFLDQVIKDYESVIRENKELHNQLLTLQERLDHFVNIEESLSKTILVAQEAADDVKNNSKKESQLILKEAEKNADRIINEALSKSRKVAIETEELRKQASIYRTRFRTLLEAQLELLSQDDWNALESREVSENAL; this is encoded by the coding sequence ATGCCATTAACACCGCTCGATATACATAACAAGGAATTCTCCCGGAGAATCCGCGGTTATGACGAAGATGAGGTCAATGAATTTCTGGATCAGGTGATTAAGGATTACGAGAGTGTGATCCGGGAGAACAAGGAACTGCACAACCAGCTGTTAACCCTTCAGGAACGCCTGGATCATTTCGTCAATATTGAAGAAAGCCTGTCCAAGACTATTCTTGTAGCCCAGGAGGCTGCGGATGATGTCAAGAACAACTCTAAGAAGGAATCCCAGCTGATCCTCAAGGAAGCGGAGAAGAACGCCGACCGGATTATCAACGAAGCGTTGTCCAAATCCCGCAAGGTGGCGATCGAGACCGAGGAGCTGCGCAAGCAGGCTTCGATCTACCGTACCCGGTTCCGGACGCTGCTGGAAGCCCAGCTGGAGCTGCTGTCCCAGGATGACTGGAATGCGCTGGAGAGCCGTGAGGTTAGCGAGAACGCGCTCTGA
- a CDS encoding YlmH family RNA-binding protein: protein MKNEIYGHFHPDERPFVDKAWEWVTNAGEYHETKLTEFLDPRQAYILQSLVNRHPDVIVRWEGGSSDAERKRGLVAPDYRDLTEEDMELSVLNITSGEQKFLSLMHGDYMGAILGLGITRGKIGDIHVLEDGCHVVVAADIADYLSIHLTGVHRINVSTEILPLSGLRSSEVKLEAMEFTVASLRLDGIAADVTRLSRSKILAPIKAGRVRVNWKVEEDPSCSLKDGDMVSIQGFGRFKVLEIGSLTKKGRYRILVGKFV, encoded by the coding sequence ATGAAGAATGAAATCTACGGGCATTTCCACCCGGATGAGCGGCCGTTTGTGGACAAGGCCTGGGAGTGGGTCACGAATGCCGGGGAGTATCATGAGACGAAGCTGACCGAATTCCTGGACCCCCGTCAGGCCTATATTCTGCAGAGTCTGGTGAACCGCCATCCCGATGTGATTGTGCGCTGGGAGGGCGGTTCTTCGGATGCCGAACGGAAGCGGGGGCTGGTGGCTCCGGATTACCGTGACCTCACGGAAGAGGATATGGAGCTAAGCGTGCTGAATATCACCTCAGGCGAACAGAAATTTCTCTCGCTTATGCATGGGGATTATATGGGGGCAATCCTGGGACTTGGCATCACAAGAGGCAAGATCGGCGATATTCATGTGCTGGAAGACGGCTGCCACGTAGTGGTGGCTGCTGACATCGCGGATTACCTGTCCATTCATTTGACCGGTGTACACCGGATTAACGTCAGTACGGAGATTCTGCCGTTATCCGGCCTGCGCAGCAGTGAGGTCAAGCTGGAGGCGATGGAGTTCACAGTGGCTTCCCTCAGGCTTGACGGGATTGCAGCGGATGTCACGCGACTGAGCCGGAGCAAGATTCTGGCCCCGATCAAGGCCGGGCGCGTCCGGGTCAACTGGAAGGTCGAGGAAGACCCGTCCTGCTCGCTGAAGGACGGGGACATGGTCTCTATCCAGGGCTTCGGACGGTTCAAGGTGCTGGAGATCGGCAGCTTGACGAAGAAGGGCCGTTACCGGATTTTGGTAGGCAAATTTGTCTGA
- a CDS encoding YggT family protein, with protein MLNEVSSIIFILFQIYYYMILVYILMSWLPNLRENFIGELLGKLVEPYLAPFRRIIPPLFGTLDISPIVAIIMLRFAAVGLQSIVTSVFG; from the coding sequence GTGTTAAACGAAGTATCTTCAATTATATTCATCCTATTTCAGATTTACTATTACATGATTCTCGTATACATTCTGATGTCCTGGCTGCCGAATCTGCGTGAGAACTTTATCGGCGAGCTGCTGGGCAAGCTGGTGGAGCCGTATCTGGCACCGTTCCGGAGGATTATCCCTCCGCTATTTGGAACGCTGGATATTTCCCCGATTGTCGCGATTATCATGCTGCGCTTTGCCGCAGTCGGGCTTCAGTCTATCGTAACCTCGGTCTTCGGCTAA
- a CDS encoding cell division protein SepF gives MGVMNRFMSFLGLQEEEEIVEREQISRDEDEYEPAPVETRKNQRANVVSIHSQKNVKVVLYEPRSYDEAQEIADHLRSHRTVVINLQRVRNDQAMRIIDFLSGTVYALGGGISKIGGNIFMCTPDTVEIQGSITEILGDEQDYNRMR, from the coding sequence ATGGGCGTGATGAACCGATTTATGAGTTTCTTGGGCTTGCAGGAGGAAGAGGAGATTGTGGAACGGGAGCAAATCTCCCGCGATGAGGATGAATACGAACCCGCCCCTGTAGAAACACGCAAGAATCAGAGGGCCAACGTCGTCAGCATTCATTCCCAAAAAAATGTGAAGGTTGTACTCTACGAGCCGCGTTCGTATGACGAGGCGCAGGAGATTGCCGACCACCTGCGTTCACACCGCACGGTAGTAATTAACCTGCAGCGGGTGCGCAATGACCAGGCGATGCGGATTATTGATTTTCTCAGCGGAACTGTTTATGCTCTGGGTGGAGGAATATCCAAAATTGGGGGCAATATATTTATGTGCACACCGGACACCGTGGAGATTCAAGGCTCCATTACCGAGATCCTGGGTGACGAGCAAGATTACAACAGAATGAGGTGA